The following coding sequences are from one uncultured Desulfobacter sp. window:
- a CDS encoding HDIG domain-containing metalloprotein, translating into MPIDPVEIISRFYDPDSALFELLVDHSTKVAAKSLEIARGVAHLNPDMDFIEKAAMLHDIGIFKTSSPKIGCAGKYPYVCHGYLGRELLDGLGLPGEFGLVSERHTGAGITLENIIAADLPLPHRDMVPVSLEEKIICCADKFYSKSPKKRDKVMTRKKIEKSLAKLNPGHARRFSDWADEFGL; encoded by the coding sequence ATGCCCATAGATCCCGTAGAAATTATCAGCCGGTTTTATGATCCGGATTCTGCACTTTTTGAGCTCCTGGTGGATCACAGCACAAAAGTGGCCGCCAAAAGTCTGGAGATCGCAAGGGGCGTTGCCCATTTAAATCCGGACATGGATTTCATCGAAAAAGCCGCCATGCTCCATGACATCGGCATTTTTAAAACCAGTTCACCGAAGATCGGTTGTGCGGGTAAATACCCTTACGTGTGTCACGGATACCTTGGGCGTGAACTGTTAGACGGCTTGGGCCTGCCCGGGGAATTCGGCCTGGTGTCCGAACGTCATACCGGTGCCGGCATTACCCTGGAAAATATTATTGCAGCGGATCTGCCCCTGCCCCACAGGGACATGGTGCCTGTGAGTCTGGAAGAGAAAATTATCTGCTGCGCAGATAAATTTTATTCCAAAAGCCCCAAGAAACGGGATAAGGTCATGACGCGGAAAAAGATTGAAAAATCCCTTGCCAAACTTAATCCGGGGCATGCCAGGCGGTTTTCCGACTGGGCGGATGAATTTGGCCTTTAA
- a CDS encoding VanZ family protein, with translation MKVVVDEIKKRWKALTFLMLTAITILSLLPVAALPPTPGTDKTHHFIAYAMLMLPVALRKPANWILFGLFFILYSGAIELIQPFVNRYGEWVDLLANSVGVLCGVIIAWLINAIISAKQADESVNNS, from the coding sequence ATGAAAGTAGTTGTAGACGAGATAAAAAAGCGGTGGAAAGCGTTAACCTTTTTGATGTTAACAGCCATCACCATTTTGTCTTTGTTGCCGGTGGCCGCTCTGCCGCCGACTCCCGGCACGGATAAAACCCACCATTTCATTGCCTATGCCATGCTCATGTTGCCGGTGGCACTGCGAAAACCTGCCAATTGGATTCTATTCGGCCTGTTTTTTATTTTATACAGCGGCGCCATAGAACTGATTCAACCGTTTGTGAACCGTTATGGAGAGTGGGTGGATCTGTTGGCAAATTCTGTGGGGGTTTTATGCGGCGTGATCATTGCCTGGCTGATTAACGCCATCATATCCGCAAAACAAGCAGACGAATCCGTAAACAATTCATAA
- a CDS encoding transposase, with protein MDESYPLKIHHRRSIRLRGYDYSQAGLYFITICSQGWAHLFGKIIDGEMVLNDAGRMVDRIWHEIPDYYDKFITQEFVVMPNHIHGILKRTVGAGPCACPRSPASPRPDKRHGPGQSQQGQPQWVAPTGPPSSMALSDVVGRFKSLTMKQYIDGVNHHGWQPFNIRLWQRNYWEHIIRNDYEYQNIAQYILDNPKRWEWDKLNGGIGNQVMESRTAYDTEVWMV; from the coding sequence ATGGATGAATCATATCCACTGAAAATTCATCACCGTCGTTCCATTCGATTGCGGGGATATGATTATTCTCAGGCGGGATTGTATTTTATCACTATTTGCAGTCAAGGTTGGGCGCATCTATTTGGAAAAATAATAGATGGCGAAATGGTATTAAATGATGCGGGTAGAATGGTTGACCGTATTTGGCATGAAATACCAGATTATTATGACAAATTTATCACCCAGGAATTTGTAGTCATGCCCAACCACATACACGGAATCCTCAAAAGAACCGTAGGGGCAGGCCCCTGTGCCTGCCCTCGTTCCCCTGCCTCCCCTCGTCCAGATAAAAGACACGGCCCCGGCCAATCCCAACAAGGGCAACCACAGTGGGTTGCCCCTACAGGTCCACCATCGTCGATGGCATTGTCGGATGTGGTCGGGCGGTTTAAATCATTAACAATGAAACAATACATTGATGGGGTTAACCATCATGGATGGCAGCCATTCAACATAAGGTTGTGGCAACGCAATTATTGGGAGCACATCATTCGAAACGACTATGAATATCAAAACATTGCCCAATATATCCTGGATAATCCCAAAAGATGGGAATGGGATAAATTAAATGGCGGTATAGGCAATCAGGTTATGGAATCACGGACCGCATATGACACAGAGGTTTGGATGGTATGA
- the prfB gene encoding peptide chain release factor 2 (programmed frameshift), protein MSVEYKQVISSITAKANQLKEYLDLPVKEKRLRELELLIAREDFWNDADKATEMLRERTAIAGFIDTCNDIFSEIEDVEVMLELASEESDKAAEQEAGQMLARLEKKVKLFSLEITLDGEDDARDAIVSINAGAGGTDSQDWAEMLFRMYTRWIDKKGYKCRIIDFQEGDEAGIKGATLHVSGPNCYGFMKAESGVHRLVRISPFNASGKRQTSFAAVFVYPEVKDEINIDIDEGDLRIDVYRASGAGGQHVNKTSSAVRITHAPTGVVVQCQQESSQHRNREIAMKVLKSRLYQLEKQKQDQKRQSLHDGKDDNAWGSQIRSYVLHPYRMVKDHRIDLEIGDVDRVLNGDIDPFIEGVLMSGVLS, encoded by the exons ATGAGCGTAGAATACAAACAGGTTATCTCTTCCATTACTGCCAAAGCCAACCAGCTTAAGGAGTATCTT GACCTCCCTGTAAAGGAAAAACGGCTTCGGGAACTTGAATTGCTCATCGCCCGGGAGGATTTCTGGAATGACGCGGACAAGGCCACCGAGATGTTAAGGGAGCGCACCGCCATCGCAGGGTTTATTGATACCTGCAACGACATATTTTCAGAGATTGAGGATGTGGAGGTGATGCTGGAACTGGCCAGTGAAGAGTCGGACAAAGCCGCCGAGCAGGAGGCCGGTCAGATGCTCGCCCGGCTGGAGAAAAAGGTTAAGCTTTTTTCTCTGGAGATCACCCTGGACGGAGAGGACGATGCCAGGGACGCCATTGTCTCCATCAATGCCGGTGCCGGGGGGACCGATTCCCAGGACTGGGCGGAAATGTTGTTCAGGATGTATACCCGGTGGATCGATAAAAAAGGGTACAAGTGCCGGATCATTGACTTCCAGGAGGGCGATGAAGCCGGTATCAAGGGCGCAACCCTCCATGTGTCCGGTCCAAACTGCTATGGTTTTATGAAAGCCGAATCCGGGGTGCACCGCCTGGTCAGAATTTCCCCGTTCAATGCCAGCGGCAAGCGCCAGACCTCTTTTGCGGCCGTCTTTGTTTATCCGGAGGTGAAGGACGAAATCAATATTGACATTGATGAAGGGGATCTGCGCATTGATGTGTACAGGGCCAGCGGGGCCGGCGGACAGCACGTCAACAAAACCAGTTCCGCCGTGCGTATCACCCATGCGCCTACGGGCGTGGTGGTCCAGTGCCAGCAGGAATCTTCCCAGCACCGGAACCGGGAGATTGCCATGAAAGTGCTCAAATCCCGGCTCTATCAGCTGGAAAAGCAGAAACAGGATCAAAAGCGGCAGAGCCTGCATGACGGCAAGGATGATAATGCCTGGGGCAGCCAGATTCGATCCTATGTGCTGCATCCCTACAGAATGGTGAAAGACCATCGTATCGACCTTGAGATTGGGGACGTGGACCGGGTGCTGAATGGGGATATTGATCCGTTCATTGAAGGGGTGTTGATGTCCGGTGTTCTGAGTTGA
- a CDS encoding pyridoxal-phosphate dependent enzyme, with product MTCIPEEICVANAMAARQILKQHLSPAPLRRYPGLDRLVGAAVYVKHENQNPTGTFKIRGGINLMHSLAARPINGVITYSTGNHGTSVAASARMFGQTAVVVVPENSNPLKVQSIRDAGANLIEHGRDFEAAGEKVAELVKERGLYFVHPANEPLLINGVATEFLEILEAVPELDTLIIPIGAGSEAAAAITVINAVKPDVEIIAVQAESASAAWRSWKEKQIQTAPNTTFAGGVATGTAYEVPFSLYKDGLSDFILLSEQELYQGIALTAHHTRNLVEGAGGACLRAAVKIRDHLKGKTVAIQMSGANASAHEIREAMNMTCFETGVIDA from the coding sequence ATGACCTGTATCCCAGAAGAAATCTGTGTGGCCAATGCCATGGCTGCCAGGCAAATTTTAAAACAACACCTTTCACCCGCACCTTTGCGCCGGTATCCAGGCCTGGACCGCCTTGTGGGGGCAGCGGTTTATGTGAAACATGAAAACCAAAACCCCACCGGCACCTTTAAAATCCGGGGCGGCATCAACCTGATGCACAGCCTGGCAGCACGCCCCATTAATGGTGTCATTACCTATTCAACCGGCAACCACGGCACCTCCGTGGCCGCAAGCGCCCGGATGTTTGGTCAAACAGCTGTGGTGGTGGTACCGGAGAATTCTAATCCCCTTAAGGTCCAGAGCATCAGGGACGCCGGGGCAAATCTCATTGAACATGGCAGGGATTTTGAAGCGGCCGGTGAAAAAGTAGCCGAGCTTGTAAAAGAACGGGGCCTCTATTTTGTTCACCCTGCCAATGAACCCCTTCTGATCAATGGCGTGGCCACGGAGTTTCTGGAAATCCTTGAGGCGGTGCCGGAGCTGGACACCCTGATTATTCCCATCGGGGCGGGCAGTGAGGCGGCTGCAGCCATCACCGTAATCAACGCGGTCAAGCCGGATGTTGAAATCATTGCGGTCCAGGCCGAATCGGCCAGTGCCGCCTGGCGTTCATGGAAGGAAAAACAGATACAAACCGCGCCGAACACCACCTTTGCCGGGGGTGTGGCCACGGGGACGGCCTATGAAGTTCCATTTTCATTATATAAAGACGGGCTTTCCGATTTTATCCTGCTGTCCGAACAGGAGCTTTACCAGGGCATCGCCCTGACCGCCCACCACACCCGGAACCTGGTGGAAGGTGCCGGGGGGGCCTGTCTGCGGGCCGCGGTTAAAATCCGGGATCATCTGAAAGGCAAAACCGTGGCAATCCAGATGAGTGGTGCAAACGCATCCGCCCATGAAATACGTGAAGCCATGAATATGACTTGTTTTGAAACCGGGGTGATAGACGCGTAA
- a CDS encoding acetyl-CoA C-acyltransferase: MEDVVIVSACRTAIGAFGGTLKDLNGAYLASITMKGAVERAGIDPAIIDDVRYGTCVEHHDTLNTARVAALMAGIPDTVPGTTINRVCISGMEAVLSGMAMIQSGMADVILAGGTEHMSGVPYAVPKARWGCRLQDAGFEDALIHSLYCGSALLPFDETSPVDTSQSPAADFLGKPYIMGHTAEFLAQLLDISRAEMDAVALRSHNNAERAANDGSFADEIVPVEVPRRRKEPIIFDKDEHFRPGITLDQLAALPPAFIPKIGKVTAGNASGINDGATGMVIMSADKAKELGLTPMAKIKATGMGACHPSVMGLSPVPAVKDLMAKSGIVINDFDLIEVNEAFAAQYLGCEKELGLNRDITNINGSGIGLGHPIGSTGARIMTSLIYAMKNNNKGLGLATLCGGGGVSMACALEML; the protein is encoded by the coding sequence ATGGAAGACGTTGTCATTGTATCGGCCTGCCGCACGGCCATCGGGGCATTCGGCGGCACATTGAAAGATCTGAACGGTGCATACCTTGCCTCCATTACCATGAAAGGGGCCGTTGAACGGGCAGGCATTGATCCCGCCATCATTGATGATGTGCGTTATGGAACGTGTGTGGAGCACCACGACACCTTGAACACCGCCCGGGTGGCGGCTCTCATGGCTGGGATTCCGGACACCGTCCCTGGGACAACCATCAACCGGGTGTGTATTTCCGGCATGGAAGCGGTGCTGTCCGGCATGGCCATGATCCAGTCCGGCATGGCCGATGTGATCCTGGCCGGAGGCACCGAGCACATGTCCGGTGTGCCCTATGCCGTTCCCAAGGCCCGTTGGGGATGCCGTCTCCAGGATGCCGGTTTTGAGGATGCCCTGATCCATTCTCTGTATTGCGGATCTGCGCTTCTGCCCTTTGATGAGACTTCGCCTGTGGACACTTCCCAGTCCCCGGCCGCTGATTTTCTGGGCAAACCCTATATAATGGGACATACGGCGGAGTTTCTTGCACAGCTTCTGGACATCAGCAGGGCGGAGATGGACGCGGTGGCCCTTCGGTCCCATAACAATGCGGAGCGGGCTGCCAACGACGGCAGTTTTGCCGATGAAATCGTTCCCGTTGAGGTGCCCCGGCGCAGAAAAGAGCCTATTATCTTTGACAAGGATGAACATTTCAGGCCCGGGATCACCCTGGATCAACTTGCCGCCCTGCCTCCGGCATTTATTCCGAAAATCGGCAAAGTCACGGCAGGGAATGCTTCGGGTATCAATGACGGCGCCACCGGCATGGTGATCATGTCCGCAGACAAGGCCAAGGAATTGGGGCTAACCCCCATGGCAAAAATCAAAGCCACCGGCATGGGCGCCTGCCACCCCTCCGTCATGGGGCTCTCTCCGGTGCCTGCGGTCAAGGACCTGATGGCAAAATCGGGCATTGTGATCAATGATTTTGACCTGATTGAAGTGAACGAGGCCTTTGCCGCCCAGTACCTGGGATGTGAAAAAGAGTTGGGCCTGAACCGGGATATCACAAATATCAACGGGTCCGGCATTGGGTTGGGCCATCCCATCGGTTCCACGGGGGCCCGGATCATGACATCGTTGATCTATGCCATGAAAAACAATAACAAGGGATTGGGCCTTGCCACCCTTTGCGGCGGCGGCGGTGTATCCATGGCCTGTGCCCTTGAGATGTTATGA
- the yjgA gene encoding ribosome biogenesis factor YjgA, translating into MTLPPDNTPDEPRPLSKTKKKKMAENLQKLGEELSLLAVNELEQLDLDPDLFKALVDAKSITANVAGRRHRQYIGTLMRQVDPEPILAALEQLKAAPMGLYTPNPDSESQADKEIQDLLDKLLAWDDDLMETILAADPDTDRQRLRQLIRNANKDVSQKKKDSKSLQALKEMVARI; encoded by the coding sequence ATGACCTTACCCCCAGACAACACGCCCGATGAGCCGCGTCCCCTAAGCAAAACAAAGAAAAAAAAGATGGCCGAAAATCTCCAGAAGCTTGGGGAGGAATTAAGCCTGCTTGCGGTCAATGAACTTGAACAGCTTGACCTTGATCCCGACCTGTTCAAAGCCCTGGTCGATGCAAAATCCATCACCGCCAATGTGGCGGGCCGGCGCCACCGACAATACATCGGTACCCTGATGCGGCAGGTGGACCCGGAACCCATTCTGGCGGCACTTGAACAGTTAAAAGCCGCTCCCATGGGCCTTTATACGCCCAACCCGGACAGTGAATCACAAGCAGATAAAGAGATCCAGGATTTGCTGGACAAGCTGCTGGCCTGGGATGATGACTTGATGGAAACAATTCTGGCCGCCGACCCGGATACGGACCGCCAGCGTCTAAGGCAGTTGATCAGAAATGCCAATAAAGATGTATCCCAGAAAAAGAAAGATTCAAAATCATTGCAGGCATTAAAAGAGATGGTTGCCCGGATTTGA
- a CDS encoding ATP-binding protein yields the protein MTQGHDGISFELSSTQPDESGRKTPDCACSDFFSQENIKNVLIYAPVGICILHHDEIYWANPACYAMTGHQDRSLEGKSVRALFPTDKEFKRVYNIFITHIGRTGSANVDSRLLRVDNTAFDSRLRACWLAPEDHSQGLLITVSDITEIKSEQIRENQIRKMEAIGVLAGGVSHDFNNLLMALQGHLSLMGVNAGRPEKIQEHIHQMNRLIETAAKITGSLLGFARGGKYQVEPLDINQVVNMALTVFQPGKENVVIEKTLAKDIHKINGDRSQLEQVLLNLLVNGCQAMVDGGTLTLRTRNLTIENTRCYHFDVAPGAYVEMSVQDTGIGMDDATQKKIFDPFFSTKILEDVKGRGLGLSTVFGIVKNHGGFITVESKKNAGSTFRIALPSSEPKTLERVEEESDNFDLMPKGRETVLIVEDEDEVREVGVSLLDALGYQVFQARNGEQCLDLITNHPGKIMLVILDLIMPVMDGKETFHRIQELDPDIKILISSGVNMDEETKELLCDGRHHFMQKPFSMDRFSKAVRRILDQPDG from the coding sequence ATGACCCAGGGGCATGATGGCATATCTTTCGAATTGAGTTCAACCCAGCCGGACGAATCTGGCCGGAAGACCCCGGATTGCGCATGTTCTGATTTTTTTTCCCAAGAAAACATTAAAAACGTATTAATCTACGCCCCTGTGGGCATCTGCATTCTTCACCACGATGAGATCTATTGGGCAAACCCTGCCTGTTACGCCATGACCGGCCACCAAGACCGAAGCCTGGAGGGTAAATCCGTCCGGGCCCTTTTCCCCACGGACAAAGAATTTAAACGTGTGTATAATATTTTTATCACGCACATTGGCCGGACAGGATCGGCCAACGTTGACTCCCGTCTGTTGCGGGTGGACAATACCGCCTTTGATTCCCGCTTGAGAGCCTGCTGGCTGGCGCCCGAGGATCATTCCCAGGGTCTGTTGATCACGGTATCGGATATCACGGAGATAAAATCCGAACAGATCCGGGAGAATCAGATACGGAAAATGGAGGCCATCGGCGTGCTGGCCGGCGGTGTCTCCCATGATTTCAACAATCTGCTCATGGCCCTCCAGGGGCATTTATCCCTGATGGGCGTCAACGCCGGCCGGCCGGAAAAAATCCAGGAGCATATCCACCAGATGAACCGGCTGATTGAAACAGCCGCTAAAATTACCGGCAGCCTTCTGGGGTTTGCCCGGGGGGGCAAATACCAGGTTGAGCCATTGGATATTAACCAGGTCGTAAACATGGCCCTCACTGTTTTCCAGCCGGGCAAGGAAAATGTTGTCATTGAAAAAACACTGGCCAAGGATATTCACAAAATAAACGGGGACCGTTCCCAGCTTGAGCAGGTGCTGCTCAATCTGCTGGTCAATGGCTGCCAGGCCATGGTGGATGGTGGCACGCTTACCCTAAGGACCCGGAATTTAACCATTGAGAACACCCGTTGCTATCATTTTGACGTGGCCCCCGGCGCTTACGTGGAAATGAGTGTCCAGGATACCGGCATCGGCATGGATGATGCCACCCAGAAAAAAATCTTTGATCCGTTCTTCTCCACCAAAATCCTCGAAGACGTAAAAGGCCGGGGGTTGGGCCTGTCAACGGTATTCGGCATTGTGAAAAATCACGGCGGATTCATCACCGTGGAGAGCAAAAAAAATGCCGGTTCCACATTCAGGATAGCGCTGCCCAGTTCAGAGCCCAAAACGCTTGAACGTGTAGAAGAAGAGAGCGACAATTTTGACCTGATGCCCAAAGGCAGGGAAACCGTTCTGATTGTGGAGGACGAGGATGAAGTCCGTGAGGTGGGCGTAAGTCTCCTTGACGCCCTCGGCTATCAAGTGTTCCAGGCCCGCAACGGAGAGCAGTGCCTGGACCTGATAACCAATCACCCGGGCAAAATTATGCTGGTCATCCTGGATCTTATCATGCCCGTCATGGACGGCAAGGAGACGTTTCACCGGATTCAGGAGCTGGACCCCGACATAAAGATACTGATTTCCAGTGGTGTCAACATGGATGAAGAAACAAAGGAACTGCTTTGTGACGGCCGTCACCATTTTATGCAAAAGCCCTTTTCCATGGACAGGTTTTCAAAGGCCGTACGCAGGATACTTGATCAGCCGGATGGATAA
- the lnt gene encoding apolipoprotein N-acyltransferase: MQFKFTYGALLPFVPGLVSGLMIYAAFPSPGLYPIAFFALVPLWLSIDRLGTKQAFYAGIVTGLCFYLPLVYWICPTMIKFGGLNPLAALGCLVLLALYLSVYTGIFTLAMKKISVPGGLVPFWGAVAWVALEYIRTYLFSGFPWGLLGYSQYPNLVFIQAADMVGVLGLSFLMVVANGIVVTAFKAFAQRRWPGKGDMAGLTVAAGLLCLAFVYGHFELGHIRGRIIEATSHKIGVVQANIPQDQKWDKAFIDETIDRYSRLSFKAIPCDLVVWPETALPFYYGMDPLPSSRVDAMVRKAGTYFLIGVPAAQSSDRGFLYYNRACMLSPLALPTGYYDKHHLVPFGEYVPFKDLLWFARKLTAAAGDFSKGEIGPVPLKFGTGTTGVLICFEILFPNIARDFVLNGADMLTTMTNDAWFGRTQAALQHFSISVFRAVENRRSVVRVANTGISGFVDPSGTILERTDIFTDCTVTRQVPVLSGTTFYTRHGDLLAKVCLLAFFLICVIEPMKKKFRRFLQ, translated from the coding sequence ATGCAATTCAAATTCACATACGGCGCTTTATTACCTTTTGTGCCTGGGTTAGTCAGTGGTTTAATGATATATGCCGCATTTCCCAGTCCCGGCCTCTATCCCATCGCGTTTTTTGCCCTGGTTCCCCTATGGCTCTCCATTGACCGGCTGGGGACAAAGCAGGCGTTCTATGCCGGCATCGTCACAGGACTTTGTTTTTATCTGCCCCTCGTCTATTGGATCTGCCCCACCATGATTAAATTCGGCGGTCTGAATCCTTTGGCCGCCTTGGGTTGCTTGGTGCTTTTGGCCTTGTACCTCTCTGTGTATACAGGCATTTTTACCCTGGCCATGAAAAAAATATCCGTGCCTGGAGGGCTTGTGCCCTTTTGGGGGGCTGTGGCCTGGGTCGCCCTGGAATATATCAGGACATATCTGTTTTCCGGCTTTCCCTGGGGATTGCTGGGGTACAGCCAGTACCCCAACCTTGTTTTTATCCAGGCGGCAGATATGGTCGGGGTGTTGGGGCTCTCCTTTCTGATGGTCGTTGCCAACGGGATTGTGGTGACGGCCTTTAAAGCGTTTGCCCAAAGGCGATGGCCGGGCAAAGGGGATATGGCGGGATTAACCGTTGCCGCGGGGCTGCTTTGCCTGGCGTTCGTTTACGGCCATTTTGAACTGGGACATATCCGTGGCCGGATTATAGAGGCAACCTCCCATAAAATAGGGGTTGTCCAGGCCAACATTCCCCAGGATCAAAAATGGGATAAAGCATTTATTGATGAAACCATAGACCGGTATTCCCGGTTATCTTTCAAGGCGATTCCCTGCGATCTTGTGGTGTGGCCGGAAACGGCGTTGCCCTTTTATTACGGTATGGACCCTTTGCCCTCAAGCCGGGTGGATGCCATGGTGAGAAAGGCGGGCACTTATTTTCTCATCGGCGTTCCTGCGGCCCAGTCTTCGGACCGGGGTTTTTTGTACTACAACCGGGCCTGTATGCTCTCTCCGCTTGCCCTGCCGACGGGCTATTATGATAAACATCATCTGGTGCCCTTTGGCGAGTATGTACCATTTAAAGACCTGCTCTGGTTTGCCCGGAAACTGACTGCCGCGGCCGGGGATTTCTCAAAGGGCGAAATCGGGCCGGTGCCCTTGAAATTCGGTACGGGCACAACCGGGGTGTTAATCTGTTTTGAGATCCTTTTTCCCAATATTGCCAGGGATTTTGTGCTCAACGGGGCGGATATGTTAACCACCATGACCAATGATGCCTGGTTCGGTCGGACCCAGGCGGCGCTTCAGCATTTTTCCATTTCCGTGTTCAGGGCCGTTGAAAATCGTCGAAGTGTGGTGCGGGTGGCGAACACAGGCATCTCCGGATTCGTTGATCCGTCCGGCACCATCCTTGAACGAACCGATATTTTTACCGATTGTACCGTTACCCGACAGGTGCCGGTGCTCTCCGGTACAACATTTTATACCCGCCACGGAGACCTCTTGGCCAAGGTCTGTCTGCTTGCTTTCTTTTTAATTTGTGTGATAGAACCCATGAAAAAAAAATTTAGGAGATTTTTACAATGA
- a CDS encoding helical backbone metal receptor — MMHLNFDYLRRTRCVFVLYFVAVFCLVNVADARIQVEDSTGATLVFDQPPQRIVSLVPTASEIIVAIGAGDRLKGATYHDVTLAGSDNRTVVGGFFNPSYVHVKKLRPDLLIAASFHDQIIADAKASGLNVFIYDTTSLDQAWNQMKTLGRITDHGARARELVTQNKDTLAHVKAKLDKAKVAHKRVMRLMGREHIMTPGADTFQAEMIRAAGGLAPDFGKTGNIVPVTLDEWTRFNPQVIYGCGDDKLVAEKFFSMPGWKNVDAVKNHQIYYLPCDLTCRASVHTAEFVAYLSSLIYTKSFADAKNDIHPSGIIDEMPLEQDISTDLPYVARASIVNAYVFDYPNKTLVVDFKFPMTVLSTLEGWRDKITAVGNHYTPPPTWMPGHLAGINSLRSRILGAIGKKAETTALLMTGADMDNLAVRTETFKEMTVTALVTAGVMSNAVRMGEDEGMFYEPGTINILILTNMRLTPRAMSRAVISATEAKTALLEDLDIRSKYAGAQHAATGTGTDNILVVQGQGCAIDNARGHAKMGELIAKAVYAGVKEAVKKQNGILPGRHVIQRLKERNISIYAITANAQCNCQRQKSEFNAMVEHLLLNKDVAGFMASALSLSDAYERGQVATLDAFDLWCGQMAQKIAGRPIDIMDMIRDHDIPIVIKKALNAVMAGAKARIGDESE, encoded by the coding sequence ATGATGCATTTAAATTTTGACTATTTGCGCCGGACCCGATGTGTTTTTGTTCTTTATTTTGTTGCGGTTTTTTGCCTGGTAAATGTTGCCGACGCCCGGATTCAGGTAGAGGACAGTACCGGGGCAACCCTTGTTTTTGATCAGCCGCCCCAACGCATTGTCAGTCTTGTGCCCACGGCATCGGAGATCATTGTTGCCATCGGGGCCGGGGACCGGTTGAAAGGGGCGACCTACCATGATGTTACTCTGGCCGGATCAGACAATCGAACGGTTGTGGGCGGATTTTTTAATCCGTCCTATGTCCATGTCAAAAAATTGCGGCCGGATCTGCTCATTGCCGCCTCGTTTCACGATCAGATCATTGCGGATGCAAAGGCATCCGGGCTGAATGTCTTTATTTATGACACAACCTCCCTGGACCAGGCCTGGAACCAGATGAAAACCCTTGGCAGGATCACAGATCATGGCGCCCGGGCCCGGGAGCTTGTGACACAGAACAAGGATACCCTGGCCCACGTCAAAGCAAAACTGGACAAGGCAAAGGTAGCCCATAAACGGGTGATGCGGCTCATGGGCCGGGAACATATCATGACACCGGGTGCGGATACGTTCCAGGCAGAAATGATCCGGGCCGCAGGCGGCCTTGCCCCTGATTTCGGTAAAACAGGCAACATTGTGCCTGTCACCCTGGACGAATGGACCCGCTTTAACCCCCAGGTGATCTACGGCTGCGGGGATGACAAACTGGTGGCTGAAAAATTTTTTTCAATGCCGGGGTGGAAAAATGTGGATGCCGTGAAAAATCATCAGATCTACTATCTGCCCTGTGATCTGACCTGCAGGGCGTCTGTGCATACCGCCGAATTTGTGGCCTATCTTTCCTCATTGATTTACACAAAATCGTTTGCCGATGCGAAAAATGATATTCACCCATCCGGGATCATCGATGAAATGCCCCTTGAACAGGATATCTCAACGGATCTGCCCTATGTGGCCAGGGCATCCATTGTCAATGCCTATGTGTTTGATTATCCCAACAAAACCCTGGTGGTGGATTTCAAATTCCCCATGACCGTTTTGTCCACCCTTGAAGGGTGGCGGGATAAGATTACGGCCGTGGGCAACCATTACACCCCGCCACCCACCTGGATGCCGGGGCATCTGGCAGGCATCAATTCCCTTCGTTCCCGAATTCTCGGTGCCATCGGTAAAAAGGCCGAAACCACGGCCCTGCTCATGACCGGGGCGGATATGGACAATCTGGCGGTCCGGACCGAAACATTTAAAGAGATGACGGTTACGGCGCTGGTGACGGCAGGCGTTATGTCCAATGCCGTGCGCATGGGCGAAGATGAGGGCATGTTTTATGAGCCGGGGACCATTAATATTTTGATTTTAACCAACATGCGCCTGACCCCCAGGGCCATGTCCCGGGCCGTTATTTCAGCCACGGAAGCCAAAACCGCCCTGCTCGAAGACCTGGACATCCGTTCAAAATACGCCGGGGCGCAACATGCGGCCACGGGTACGGGCACGGACAATATCCTGGTGGTCCAAGGGCAGGGCTGCGCCATTGACAATGCCAGGGGCCATGCCAAGATGGGAGAACTCATTGCAAAGGCGGTGTACGCTGGGGTTAAAGAGGCGGTGAAAAAACAGAACGGGATTTTACCCGGCCGCCATGTGATTCAGCGCCTGAAAGAGCGGAATATCAGCATTTACGCAATCACCGCCAATGCCCAGTGCAACTGCCAACGGCAGAAAAGTGAGTTCAACGCCATGGTGGAACATCTGCTGCTGAACAAAGACGTTGCAGGATTTATGGCATCCGCCTTATCCTTGAGCGATGCCTATGAGCGCGGGCAGGTGGCAACCCTTGACGCCTTTGACCTGTGGTGCGGACAAATGGCGCAAAAAATTGCGGGACGACCCATTGATATCATGGATATGATCCGGGATCATGATATCCCCATTGTGATCAAAAAAGCGTTGAATGCCGTTATGGCCGGTGCCAAGGCACGGATTGGAGATGAAAGCGAATGA